From Bordetella flabilis, the proteins below share one genomic window:
- a CDS encoding ABC transporter permease → MIGFLIKRVLQAVFVVLAVTLLVSYAVRMTGDPAIMLSQGAGSVTEQDLQNIRQALGLNRPFSVQYLSYMQGILTGDFGRSFMGGTSVSQLIGDALPATLLLAFVSLALSLLISIPLGVHAAVHKGKASDQVIRILSLVGLSFPNFWLALMLVLLLSITFPLLPPSGWDGPISLIMPSLTMAVILSATNVRLVRTTMLDTLSAQYVMVARSKGLRERVVLYKHALRNCAIPLITYMGLQFGGLIGGIVVIEKVFNWPGMGTLAFDAIGARDYPVLQGTVTVLALVIIIVNLLVDIAYGIVDPRIRIR, encoded by the coding sequence ATGATCGGATTCCTTATCAAACGCGTGCTGCAGGCCGTCTTTGTGGTGCTGGCGGTGACCTTGCTCGTATCCTATGCCGTCCGCATGACGGGCGACCCGGCCATCATGCTGAGCCAAGGCGCAGGCAGCGTCACCGAGCAGGACTTGCAGAACATACGGCAGGCCCTGGGGCTGAACCGGCCATTCTCGGTGCAGTACCTGTCGTACATGCAAGGCATCCTGACCGGCGATTTCGGCCGCAGCTTCATGGGCGGCACGTCGGTGTCGCAACTGATTGGCGATGCGCTGCCCGCCACGCTGCTGCTGGCCTTTGTCTCGCTGGCGTTGTCCCTGCTGATCTCCATTCCCCTGGGCGTGCATGCCGCCGTGCACAAGGGCAAGGCCAGCGACCAGGTGATACGCATCCTGTCGCTGGTGGGGCTGTCCTTTCCGAATTTCTGGCTGGCGCTGATGCTGGTGCTGTTGTTGTCCATCACCTTCCCGCTGTTGCCGCCTTCCGGCTGGGACGGGCCGATCAGCCTGATCATGCCGTCCTTGACCATGGCCGTAATCCTCAGCGCCACCAATGTGCGGCTGGTGCGCACCACGATGCTGGACACTCTTTCGGCGCAGTACGTGATGGTGGCGCGCAGCAAAGGCTTGCGCGAACGGGTCGTGCTCTACAAGCACGCCTTGCGCAACTGCGCGATCCCGCTGATTACCTACATGGGCTTGCAGTTTGGCGGCCTGATCGGCGGCATCGTGGTCATCGAAAAGGTTTTCAACTGGCCCGGCATGGGCACGCTGGCCTTCGACGCCATCGGTGCGCGTGATTATCCCGTCCTGCAAGGCACGGTGACTGTGCTCGCCCTGGTCATCATCATCGTCAACCTGCTGGTCGATATCGCCTACGGCATTGTCGACCCGCGTATCCGCATCCGATGA
- a CDS encoding ABC transporter substrate-binding protein, with translation MFTFTKNARALGAALALGSALAVAAPVQAAGTLTVAVTQDAGSWDPIDTFVTWWGSVGSNLFDGLTMRGADMKLQPGLATSWEFLDNDTRIRFKLRENVKFHDGEPFDANAVKFTFDRLLGAEGAKGPQQSNYNSIDKIVVVDDHTVDFLMKRPDPVILTKLAGYGGMIVPPKYIQDKGEAYFNEHPVGTGPFKFVEYKPKVSLTLARNDDYWGGKPKLDQVVYRFVSEPATQVAELQAGRVDIATAVPLGLVDTIKKSSNATIVSTSGPGTVVARYDTSRGITKDRDVRRALIMAVDRDAIIKQLLLGYAKPIASFQGDLSFGYDPALKPLPFNPAEAKKLLAKAGVKPGAALQLDIRGSDTQFREVAQAIAGYLQGVGIKTTIKPYETPVLINDIIPQGKTGELWQMYWGGWTYDYDNTAYLMYHSGQKWNPYDKDAKLDAMLDAQRNTYKTDERQKTLREIAAYVADQALEMPLYALDTVVGVNKRVKNLTVPGDIRFRFVDASVE, from the coding sequence ATGTTTACCTTCACCAAAAATGCCCGTGCGCTCGGCGCAGCGCTGGCCCTCGGCAGTGCACTGGCCGTGGCGGCACCCGTGCAAGCTGCGGGTACCCTCACCGTGGCGGTCACGCAGGATGCAGGAAGCTGGGACCCGATCGATACCTTCGTGACGTGGTGGGGCTCCGTGGGCAGCAATCTGTTCGACGGCCTGACGATGCGCGGCGCCGACATGAAGCTGCAGCCGGGCCTGGCGACCAGCTGGGAGTTCCTGGATAACGACACCCGGATCCGCTTCAAGCTGCGCGAGAACGTCAAGTTCCATGATGGCGAGCCTTTCGATGCCAATGCCGTCAAGTTCACCTTCGATCGCCTGCTGGGCGCCGAAGGCGCCAAGGGGCCGCAACAGTCCAACTACAACTCCATCGACAAGATTGTCGTGGTGGACGACCATACCGTGGACTTCCTCATGAAACGGCCGGACCCGGTCATCCTGACGAAACTGGCCGGTTACGGCGGCATGATCGTGCCCCCGAAATACATCCAGGACAAAGGCGAGGCCTATTTCAACGAGCATCCCGTCGGCACAGGTCCGTTCAAGTTCGTCGAATACAAGCCCAAGGTCAGCCTGACGCTGGCGCGCAACGACGACTACTGGGGCGGCAAGCCCAAGCTGGACCAGGTGGTGTACCGCTTCGTGTCGGAGCCGGCCACGCAGGTGGCCGAGTTGCAGGCCGGCCGTGTCGATATCGCCACCGCCGTGCCCCTGGGTCTGGTCGACACCATCAAGAAGTCGTCCAACGCCACTATCGTGAGCACCAGCGGGCCCGGTACCGTGGTTGCCCGCTACGACACGTCGCGCGGCATCACCAAGGACCGCGACGTGCGCCGCGCGCTCATCATGGCGGTGGACCGCGACGCCATCATCAAGCAGCTGCTGCTGGGCTATGCCAAGCCGATCGCCAGCTTCCAGGGTGACTTGTCGTTCGGCTACGACCCCGCGCTCAAGCCCTTGCCGTTCAACCCCGCCGAAGCCAAGAAGCTGCTGGCCAAGGCCGGGGTCAAGCCGGGCGCGGCGCTGCAGCTCGACATCCGCGGCAGCGATACGCAGTTCCGCGAGGTGGCGCAGGCCATCGCCGGCTACCTGCAAGGTGTGGGCATCAAGACCACGATCAAGCCCTACGAAACGCCGGTGCTGATCAACGACATCATCCCGCAGGGCAAGACGGGCGAGCTGTGGCAGATGTATTGGGGCGGCTGGACCTACGACTACGACAATACCGCCTACCTGATGTACCACAGCGGACAGAAATGGAATCCCTATGACAAGGACGCCAAGCTGGACGCCATGCTCGATGCGCAGCGCAATACGTACAAGACGGACGAACGCCAGAAAACCCTGCGCGAAATCGCCGCCTACGTCGCGGACCAGGCCCTGGAGATGCCGCTGTACGCGCTCGATACCGTCGTGGGCGTGAACAAGCGCGTCAAGAACCTGACCGTGCCGGGCGACATCCGCTTCCGTTTCGTCGACGCCAGTGTCGAATAA
- a CDS encoding ABC transporter permease — MQTTLTKTAAKGRSRNRFRSLEFVLGVVLTAAMVLAVLLSGWLFPDGGEGMDLAARLTPPFQSLAHVLGTDPLGRDVLARVVVGGQISLTAGFVSVVFGALLGTIMGLVAGYYRGVWDVIVMRFADVQLALPFILVAITFISILGGGLFNVIFFMVISQWVQYARLVRGQVLALREREFVQAARAFGVRDLAMMRHHIVPNLLGPLIILMALNVANNILLESSLTFLGLGVDPTIPSWGGMLADGRTYLQTAWWISVFPGLAIMLTVLGLNLLGDWLRDRLDPTGKV, encoded by the coding sequence ATGCAAACGACGTTGACCAAGACCGCGGCCAAGGGGCGCTCGCGCAACCGTTTCCGCTCCCTGGAATTCGTGCTGGGGGTGGTGCTGACCGCCGCCATGGTGCTGGCCGTGCTGCTGTCGGGCTGGTTGTTTCCGGACGGCGGCGAAGGCATGGACCTGGCCGCGCGCCTGACGCCGCCGTTCCAGAGCCTGGCGCATGTCCTCGGTACGGACCCGCTGGGCCGCGACGTGCTGGCCCGCGTGGTGGTGGGCGGGCAGATCTCGCTCACGGCGGGCTTCGTGTCGGTCGTCTTCGGTGCGCTGCTGGGCACCATCATGGGCCTGGTCGCCGGCTACTACCGTGGCGTATGGGACGTGATCGTGATGCGTTTCGCCGACGTGCAACTGGCCTTGCCCTTCATCCTGGTCGCGATTACGTTCATTTCGATCCTGGGTGGCGGGCTCTTCAATGTAATTTTCTTCATGGTCATTTCGCAATGGGTCCAGTACGCCCGGCTGGTGCGCGGGCAGGTGCTGGCCTTGCGCGAGCGCGAATTCGTCCAGGCGGCGCGCGCCTTTGGCGTACGCGACCTGGCCATGATGCGGCATCACATCGTGCCGAATCTGCTGGGGCCGCTGATCATCCTGATGGCGTTGAACGTGGCCAACAACATCCTGCTGGAAAGCAGCCTGACCTTCCTGGGGCTGGGCGTGGACCCGACCATCCCGAGCTGGGGCGGCATGCTGGCCGACGGACGCACCTATTTGCAGACGGCGTGGTGGATCAGCGTCTTCCCGGGACTCGCCATCATGCTTACCGTATTGGGACTGAACCTGCTGGGCGACTGGCTGCGCGACCGTCTCGATCCCACCGGAAAGGTATAA
- a CDS encoding dipeptide ABC transporter ATP-binding protein produces MLRGVSVDFPTEDGIFRAVDALDLDVYPGRTLAIVGESGSGKSVTSMAIMRLTDYTGGQINGGSIVLRSKQGHEVDLTQASDDTMRAIRGNDVAMIFQEPMTSLNPVFTIGDQVTEAIILHQKLSRAAARQAARGLLEKVRLPDAEQMLDRYPHQLSGGMRQRVMIAMALSCKPRLLIADEPTTALDVTIQAQILNTIRELQRDLGTAVIFITHDMGVVAEMADDVIVMLRGRKVEQGPVARIFGAPEHPYTRALLAAVPRLGAMTGRDLPVRTPHVVLEDGQLREVGATHEQDTADYGTPLLSARALTTRFDVGRGFLGRVTHRVHAVEGVNFDIYPGETLALVGESGSGKSTIGKTLQQLVEPTSGQVLYRGRDIFTMDGAGRRRLRQEIQYIFQDPYASLDPRKTVEFSIAEPIVTHGLLHGDAAVARRVAELLEQVGLQPEHARRYPHEFSGGQRQRVCIARALASNPSLIIADESVSALDVSIQAQILNLLMDLQKDRKLSYLFITHDMAVVEKVSHRVAVMYLGQIVEMGSRRRIFESPQHPYTRKLLAAVPVAEPGRHIDTTLLSGEIPSPVRRVGDAPRIVPLVEIAPGHLVAQPA; encoded by the coding sequence ATGCTGCGCGGTGTGTCGGTGGACTTCCCGACCGAGGACGGCATCTTCCGCGCCGTCGACGCGCTGGATCTCGACGTGTACCCGGGCCGTACCTTGGCCATCGTCGGGGAATCCGGTTCCGGCAAGTCGGTGACGTCCATGGCCATCATGCGCCTGACGGACTATACCGGTGGGCAGATCAATGGCGGCAGTATCGTCCTGCGCAGCAAGCAGGGCCACGAGGTCGATCTTACGCAGGCGTCGGATGACACGATGCGGGCCATTCGCGGCAACGACGTGGCCATGATCTTCCAGGAACCGATGACGTCGCTGAACCCGGTCTTCACGATAGGCGACCAGGTCACCGAAGCCATCATCCTGCACCAGAAGCTGTCGCGCGCGGCGGCACGCCAGGCCGCTCGTGGCTTGCTGGAGAAAGTGCGGCTGCCGGACGCGGAGCAGATGCTGGATCGCTACCCGCACCAGCTTTCAGGCGGCATGCGCCAGCGCGTGATGATCGCCATGGCGCTCTCGTGCAAGCCACGGCTGCTGATCGCCGACGAACCCACCACGGCGCTGGACGTGACCATCCAGGCGCAGATACTCAACACCATACGTGAACTGCAGCGCGACCTCGGCACGGCGGTCATCTTCATTACCCATGATATGGGCGTGGTCGCGGAGATGGCCGACGATGTCATAGTCATGCTGCGCGGTCGCAAGGTGGAGCAGGGGCCGGTGGCGCGTATTTTTGGTGCGCCGGAGCATCCCTACACCCGCGCGCTGCTGGCCGCCGTGCCGCGGCTGGGCGCGATGACGGGGCGCGATCTGCCCGTGCGCACGCCCCATGTCGTGCTGGAGGACGGGCAATTACGCGAAGTCGGCGCGACCCATGAGCAGGACACCGCGGATTACGGCACGCCCTTGCTGAGTGCCCGCGCGCTGACCACCCGATTCGATGTGGGCCGCGGCTTCCTGGGGCGCGTGACGCATCGCGTCCACGCCGTCGAAGGCGTCAATTTCGATATCTATCCCGGTGAGACGCTGGCACTGGTTGGCGAATCCGGCAGCGGCAAGTCGACGATCGGCAAGACGTTGCAGCAATTGGTCGAGCCCACGTCGGGACAGGTGCTGTACCGCGGGCGCGATATCTTCACGATGGACGGGGCTGGGCGGCGGCGTTTGCGGCAGGAGATCCAGTACATCTTCCAGGATCCGTACGCATCGCTGGATCCGCGCAAGACGGTAGAGTTCAGCATAGCGGAACCCATCGTCACGCATGGCCTGCTGCATGGGGATGCCGCGGTCGCCAGGCGCGTCGCGGAGCTGCTGGAGCAGGTCGGCCTGCAACCCGAACATGCGCGGCGCTATCCGCACGAATTCTCCGGCGGCCAGCGCCAGCGTGTCTGCATCGCACGGGCCTTGGCCAGCAATCCCAGCCTTATCATCGCGGATGAGTCGGTCTCCGCCCTGGATGTTTCCATCCAGGCACAGATCCTGAACCTGCTGATGGATCTGCAGAAGGACCGTAAGCTGTCCTATCTGTTCATCACGCACGATATGGCCGTGGTGGAAAAGGTCAGCCACCGGGTCGCGGTGATGTACCTGGGCCAGATCGTCGAAATGGGCAGCCGGCGCCGGATCTTCGAGTCGCCGCAGCATCCGTATACGCGCAAGCTGTTGGCTGCCGTTCCGGTGGCCGAGCCGGGTCGGCATATCGATACCACGCTGCTCTCCGGAGAGATTCCGAGTCCGGTACGTCGCGTGGGCGACGCGCCGCGCATTGTGCCGCTGGTGGAGATCGCGCCGGGGCATCTGGTTGCGCAACCCGCGTGA